Proteins encoded within one genomic window of Phototrophicus methaneseepsis:
- a CDS encoding DUF6709 family protein, translating to MAHNRAKSAARNASLVWLIISGLILAGGLAFAAFAVLPKYMAFFNEPTVIDIDDLEDLDNLPIYNAQITGKEMFDTSYYYEDSYLFIPLSREYFGAMWTGDKFLLVRNGGVIDESALTYKGTLRELDRDESTEVVMDLEREVPETQGFFMSVVLDATDHPTEFGNLVMVVVALAAIGFGLYGVYRGFSHLTNPAKHPFLKSLSRYGDPDDVVDRIEKERVLQEDKVGKLTLTKNWIIDEKGNNFRVMRAQDLLWVYKHVQTGRYNTKHYSLRLYDQHGEMISVGAKNEKQADEMGMEIAKHAPWALIGYDKKIEDAWKNQRNQLIAAVEQRKVQASA from the coding sequence ATGGCTCATAATCGTGCAAAGAGCGCTGCCCGCAATGCCAGCCTCGTCTGGTTGATTATTTCTGGCCTGATCCTGGCGGGCGGATTGGCCTTTGCGGCTTTCGCCGTTTTGCCCAAGTACATGGCTTTTTTCAATGAGCCAACGGTGATCGACATTGATGACCTGGAAGACCTCGATAATTTGCCCATTTATAATGCCCAGATTACCGGCAAAGAGATGTTCGACACGAGCTATTATTATGAGGATTCTTATCTCTTCATCCCGCTTAGTAGAGAATATTTTGGCGCGATGTGGACGGGCGATAAGTTCTTGCTGGTACGTAATGGCGGCGTTATTGACGAAAGCGCCCTGACCTACAAGGGGACGCTGCGTGAGCTGGATCGTGATGAATCGACGGAAGTCGTCATGGATCTTGAGCGTGAAGTGCCAGAAACGCAGGGCTTCTTTATGTCGGTTGTGCTTGATGCAACCGATCACCCGACAGAATTTGGTAACCTCGTGATGGTTGTTGTCGCTTTAGCGGCGATCGGCTTTGGCTTGTATGGCGTTTATCGTGGCTTCAGCCATTTGACGAACCCGGCCAAGCATCCCTTCCTGAAATCCTTGTCCCGCTATGGCGACCCGGATGATGTGGTGGATCGCATCGAAAAAGAGCGGGTGCTGCAAGAGGATAAAGTCGGTAAGCTGACCCTGACGAAGAATTGGATCATCGACGAGAAGGGCAATAACTTCCGTGTGATGCGTGCCCAGGACCTCCTCTGGGTTTACAAGCATGTCCAAACCGGGCGTTATAATACCAAGCATTACAGCTTGCGGCTGTATGATCAGCATGGCGAGATGATCTCCGTCGGCGCTAAGAATGAGAAGCAAGCCGATGAGATGGGCATGGAAATTGCTAAACATGCGCCCTGGGCCCTCATTGGCTATGATAAGAAGATCGAAGATGCCTGGAAAAACCAGCGAAATCAGCTTATTGCCGCTGTAGAACAGCGCAAGGTGCAGGCATCCGCTTAG
- a CDS encoding hydantoinase B/oxoprolinase family protein, protein MPVDAISLEVFKNLFASVAEEMGVTLQRASFSPNIRERLDFSCAVFDKEARMVAQAAHIPVHLGSMPASVEYAVKTFQQLNEGDLIVLNDPYRGGTHLPDVTMVSPVFDGDGVAFYVASRAHHADVGGMSPGSLPLSTELYQEGLIIPPVLLRLSGWMNDGVFQMILANTRNPEERMGDIEAQLAAHRVGEMRLRDMLVQHGPPTVHEHAQALMAYSQRMTEAIVASIPDGTYSYVDMLESDGQAEFDIPICATINVSGSAMQVDFAGSAAQVLGNVNAVEAIVRSATWYCVRLLADEDVPVNHGCFAPVSVTTPAGSVVNPYFPAAVSVGNTETGQRVVDVVLGALAAALPDRIPAAGQGTMNNVTVGGWHQGRQFVYYETIGGGHGAGPAGNGLSGRQSHMTNTMNTPTESLEMTYPLRVWRYGLRPGSGGAGQHQGGMGIIREYEFLSEATVTLNMERRVKQPYGLADGEPGQVGVNTLIQNGVSRKVGAKFTTRVQPGDRLIIETPGGGGWGQAAR, encoded by the coding sequence ATGCCTGTTGATGCCATTAGTCTGGAAGTCTTTAAGAATCTCTTCGCCAGTGTCGCCGAGGAAATGGGCGTGACGCTGCAACGCGCCAGCTTCAGCCCGAATATCCGTGAACGACTGGATTTTAGCTGTGCCGTCTTCGATAAAGAGGCGCGTATGGTCGCGCAGGCGGCCCATATTCCGGTGCATCTGGGCAGTATGCCCGCCAGCGTTGAATATGCGGTGAAGACCTTCCAGCAATTGAATGAGGGCGATCTGATCGTCTTAAATGATCCCTATCGTGGGGGGACGCATCTACCGGATGTGACTATGGTTTCGCCAGTGTTTGATGGTGACGGCGTGGCTTTTTATGTAGCCAGCCGCGCCCATCATGCGGATGTGGGGGGTATGTCGCCGGGGTCACTGCCGCTGAGCACAGAGCTTTATCAGGAAGGGCTGATTATCCCGCCGGTGCTGCTGCGGCTTAGCGGTTGGATGAACGATGGCGTCTTCCAGATGATTCTTGCTAATACGCGCAACCCAGAAGAACGCATGGGCGATATAGAAGCCCAATTGGCTGCACATCGTGTGGGGGAAATGCGCCTGCGCGATATGCTCGTCCAGCATGGGCCGCCTACCGTCCATGAACATGCCCAGGCTTTGATGGCCTATTCTCAGCGTATGACAGAAGCCATCGTCGCCAGCATCCCAGATGGCACTTACAGTTATGTCGATATGCTGGAGAGTGATGGACAGGCCGAATTTGACATTCCGATTTGTGCCACGATTAACGTCAGCGGCAGTGCTATGCAGGTCGATTTTGCCGGGAGCGCGGCCCAGGTGTTGGGGAACGTGAACGCGGTAGAAGCCATCGTGCGCAGTGCCACATGGTATTGTGTGCGACTGTTGGCGGATGAAGATGTCCCCGTGAATCATGGGTGCTTTGCGCCAGTTTCCGTCACAACGCCTGCCGGGAGTGTCGTGAATCCATACTTCCCGGCAGCGGTGAGCGTTGGCAATACGGAGACAGGCCAGCGTGTGGTGGATGTCGTTCTGGGCGCATTAGCGGCTGCTTTGCCGGATCGCATCCCAGCGGCGGGCCAGGGCACGATGAATAATGTCACCGTTGGTGGCTGGCATCAGGGGCGGCAGTTCGTCTACTACGAGACGATTGGTGGTGGGCATGGGGCCGGGCCAGCGGGTAATGGCCTGAGTGGCCGCCAGAGCCATATGACCAATACCATGAACACGCCCACGGAATCGCTGGAAATGACGTATCCGCTGCGTGTATGGCGTTATGGCCTGCGCCCTGGGTCTGGCGGGGCCGGACAGCATCAGGGCGGTATGGGCATCATCCGTGAATATGAATTCCTCTCAGAAGCAACTGTCACACTGAATATGGAACGCCGCGTTAAACAACCCTATGGCCTTGCTGACGGGGAACCAGGGCAGGTTGGCGTGAACACACTCATTCAGAACGGCGTATCGCGCAAAGTCGGGGCCAAATTTACGACGCGGGTACAGCCAGGGGATCGCCTCATCATCGAGACGCCAGGTGGCGGTGGGTGGGGGCAAGCCGCCCGCTAA
- a CDS encoding DUF456 family protein — protein sequence MTCRYRGNPMDISGITLPLFSLITLVVMGGCLLLILIPAVPVSALEWALAMLLGVVTGFTRLTPAAAIIATGLMVLGSTSQFWMPLLGMRGDGLSCVGLVAFFIGMALGTALIPIPIIGTLLGGLIAVIIVEYGRVRELSQALRSGSIAIRQVIYGMIAEFVFAVAIFGVTLISVLSTHSP from the coding sequence ATGACGTGTCGCTATCGAGGCAACCCGATGGACATCTCTGGCATTACACTCCCCCTCTTCAGCCTGATCACACTGGTTGTGATGGGTGGCTGCCTGCTGCTCATCCTCATCCCCGCAGTACCTGTCTCCGCATTGGAATGGGCTTTAGCGATGCTGCTCGGCGTGGTGACGGGCTTTACACGGCTTACGCCCGCTGCGGCAATCATCGCCACGGGCTTAATGGTACTCGGTTCTACATCACAGTTCTGGATGCCCTTATTAGGCATGCGTGGCGATGGCCTTTCATGCGTGGGCCTGGTTGCCTTCTTCATCGGGATGGCACTCGGCACTGCACTGATCCCCATCCCGATTATTGGCACCTTGCTGGGTGGGCTTATTGCCGTCATCATCGTGGAATATGGCCGCGTTCGTGAATTGAGCCAAGCACTCCGCAGCGGCAGCATTGCGATACGGCAGGTTATCTATGGCATGATCGCGGAGTTTGTGTTCGCGGTGGCGATCTTCGGCGTCACGCTCATCAGCGTTCTCAGCACCCATAGCCCCTAA
- a CDS encoding DUF4256 domain-containing protein encodes MAKSKSQGKGKGGGTIAKVEINKKPSAKQGEELLDTLKTRFEENMDRHKGLEWEKIQAKLESTPEKLRALYAMESTGGVPDVIDYDKKTDEYIFVDCSKESPEGRRSICYDGQGQAEREKKGVYPAGNATDLAEAMGITLLTEEDYRQLQKLGDFDAKTSSWIATPADIRDLGGAIFADYRFGHVFVYHNTAASFYGARGFRGLLRV; translated from the coding sequence ATGGCGAAATCAAAATCCCAAGGAAAAGGGAAAGGTGGTGGCACGATTGCAAAAGTCGAAATCAACAAGAAGCCATCCGCAAAACAAGGCGAAGAACTGCTTGACACTTTAAAAACACGCTTTGAGGAGAATATGGATCGGCATAAAGGCCTTGAGTGGGAAAAAATACAGGCCAAGCTCGAATCAACGCCTGAAAAGCTGAGGGCACTCTATGCGATGGAAAGCACAGGCGGTGTACCCGATGTCATTGATTATGATAAAAAGACCGACGAATACATTTTTGTTGATTGTTCAAAAGAAAGTCCTGAAGGTCGTAGAAGTATTTGTTATGACGGCCAGGGACAAGCAGAAAGAGAGAAAAAAGGCGTTTACCCGGCAGGTAACGCTACCGATTTAGCAGAGGCTATGGGCATTACGCTTTTAACAGAAGAAGACTATCGCCAGTTGCAAAAACTTGGTGATTTCGATGCGAAAACCTCAAGTTGGATCGCAACACCAGCTGATATTCGTGACCTTGGCGGCGCTATCTTCGCCGATTATCGCTTTGGGCATGTGTTTGTCTACCACAACACCGCAGCCAGTTTTTACGGTGCCAGGGGCTTCCGAGGCTTGTTAAGGGTATGA
- a CDS encoding hydantoinase/oxoprolinase family protein: MHVGVDIGGTFTDLVLAQDGKLIVHKLLSTPINPAEAMLNGLETITPGGLKKLQKVAHGSTVATNAILERNGARVALISSMGFKDVLSIGRQNRPDLYALQPSLPPALIPPERCYEVPERLDYRGDVLVSLDMAALDVVLDEIAQQDVEAVAVCFLYSYVNPEHEQMVRDRILERKLFEDWQVALSSDVLPEFREYERASTVALEAYVRPLMVRYVSNLTKKLPKKSSLRIMKSDGGIMSAAQISQQAVNTALSGPAAGVLGAFHLAQLAGFDQIITLDMGGTSTDVALCPGELPLSANKTIDDLPLRVRVLDIETIGAGGGSIARVDAGGALRVGPQSAGADPGPIVYGRGGKEVTVSDANALLGRLDSEHFLGGRMQLDLDAALSAFSKLSSGMHLEIAQMAQGVIDVANVNIDRAMRRVSVARGYDPRQFTLVAFGGAGPLHACEVAARLQMPRVLVPRYPGVLCALGLLVADVVVESSRAVLARASRGLIARLRAMQAEVIAEGRDALEREGFDEAQMTFNMMLDMRYQGQAHELTVPFGKQVVAAFHQAHEQAYGHAMHDRPVEIVNMRLQALGVAEKPQFQPEPIGDTSLDEAYLGSKPLPYGEHEIAMYDRDKLNPGAQITGEALIFQLDSTTYIPADWRAAVDGYRNLVIEPVDAKVEAITRSQNA, translated from the coding sequence ATGCACGTTGGTGTTGATATTGGCGGAACGTTCACGGACCTGGTACTGGCTCAAGATGGCAAGTTAATCGTTCACAAATTACTCAGCACGCCAATAAACCCCGCAGAGGCCATGCTCAATGGCCTTGAAACCATCACCCCTGGTGGATTAAAAAAACTACAAAAAGTCGCACATGGGTCAACTGTTGCGACCAATGCGATCTTGGAACGAAACGGGGCCAGAGTGGCCCTGATTTCTTCTATGGGCTTTAAAGATGTCCTCTCGATTGGCCGCCAAAATCGGCCAGACCTATATGCTTTACAGCCATCCTTGCCACCGGCATTGATCCCACCGGAACGCTGTTATGAAGTGCCTGAGCGGCTTGATTATCGCGGGGATGTCCTGGTGTCGCTTGATATGGCCGCGCTCGATGTTGTGCTGGATGAGATCGCTCAGCAGGATGTGGAAGCGGTCGCGGTGTGTTTCCTCTATAGTTACGTCAATCCTGAGCATGAGCAGATGGTGCGTGATCGCATCCTGGAACGCAAGCTCTTTGAGGATTGGCAGGTGGCGTTGTCGTCGGATGTACTGCCGGAATTCCGTGAGTATGAACGGGCTTCAACTGTCGCTTTGGAAGCCTATGTGCGGCCTCTTATGGTGCGCTATGTGAGCAACCTCACCAAAAAGCTCCCCAAAAAGTCTTCTCTGCGCATCATGAAATCCGACGGTGGCATTATGTCCGCTGCTCAGATCAGCCAGCAGGCTGTGAATACGGCCCTCAGCGGGCCAGCTGCGGGTGTGTTGGGTGCTTTTCATTTGGCGCAGTTGGCTGGTTTCGACCAGATCATCACCCTGGATATGGGCGGCACTTCGACAGATGTGGCCTTGTGTCCTGGTGAACTCCCCCTTTCCGCTAATAAGACGATTGATGATCTGCCGTTGCGCGTGCGTGTGCTCGATATTGAGACGATCGGCGCAGGCGGCGGCAGTATCGCACGCGTGGATGCAGGCGGTGCGCTGCGAGTCGGCCCACAGAGCGCAGGGGCAGACCCTGGCCCGATTGTCTATGGGCGCGGTGGCAAAGAAGTGACTGTCAGCGACGCGAACGCCCTGTTAGGCCGCCTGGATAGCGAGCACTTCCTCGGTGGGCGCATGCAGCTTGACCTTGATGCGGCATTGAGCGCTTTCTCAAAGCTCAGCAGTGGTATGCATCTCGAAATTGCCCAGATGGCCCAGGGTGTGATTGACGTTGCGAATGTGAATATTGACCGCGCGATGCGGCGCGTCTCTGTCGCACGCGGTTACGATCCCCGGCAGTTTACGCTGGTGGCCTTTGGCGGGGCGGGGCCGCTCCATGCCTGCGAAGTCGCTGCACGGCTGCAAATGCCACGTGTCCTGGTTCCACGTTATCCCGGTGTTCTGTGTGCGTTGGGTCTGCTAGTGGCCGATGTGGTCGTTGAAAGCAGCCGCGCTGTATTGGCGCGCGCGTCTCGTGGGCTGATTGCGCGCCTGCGGGCCATGCAAGCAGAAGTCATCGCAGAAGGGCGTGATGCACTGGAAAGAGAGGGATTCGATGAGGCCCAGATGACATTCAATATGATGCTCGATATGCGCTATCAAGGACAGGCTCATGAATTGACTGTGCCATTTGGCAAGCAGGTTGTGGCGGCATTCCATCAGGCCCATGAACAGGCATATGGTCATGCAATGCATGATCGCCCTGTAGAGATTGTGAATATGCGCCTTCAAGCGCTCGGCGTTGCTGAAAAACCTCAGTTCCAGCCGGAGCCGATTGGCGATACATCTCTGGACGAAGCTTATCTGGGCAGTAAACCGCTCCCTTATGGCGAGCACGAAATCGCTATGTACGACCGTGACAAGCTCAATCCTGGCGCACAAATCACAGGAGAAGCGCTCATCTTCCAACTGGATAGCACGACGTATATCCCTGCGGATTGGCGGGCTGCGGTGGACGGATACCGTAATCTCGTGATCGAACCTGTTGATGCAAAAGTTGAAGCCATAACACGAAGCCAAAACGCGTAA
- a CDS encoding Hsp20/alpha crystallin family protein has translation MLVRRTPTTRWIDRFFDDMRREMSNFEPSDEFNADYSLALDVDEEDDAYVVSTSIPGVKADDIHVSLNDNVLTISAEVQDNRESEDNNGKRVIRERHYGKFSRSVRFPVPVNSEAVEADYDNGVLTLNVPKSENVKPRTISVKAKS, from the coding sequence ATGTTAGTGAGACGTACCCCAACGACTCGTTGGATTGATCGGTTCTTTGACGATATGCGTCGTGAAATGAGCAACTTTGAGCCATCCGATGAATTCAACGCAGATTACTCGCTTGCCCTGGATGTTGATGAAGAAGACGATGCTTATGTCGTCAGCACATCTATTCCGGGCGTTAAAGCGGATGACATTCACGTCAGCCTGAACGACAACGTGTTAACTATCAGCGCAGAAGTTCAGGATAATCGCGAATCCGAAGATAACAACGGCAAACGCGTCATTCGTGAACGTCACTATGGCAAATTCAGCCGGAGCGTGCGCTTCCCGGTACCCGTTAACAGCGAAGCCGTCGAGGCGGATTACGATAACGGGGTCCTGACGCTCAACGTTCCCAAGTCGGAGAACGTCAAGCCGCGCACGATTTCTGTCAAAGCCAAATCATAA
- a CDS encoding DUF423 domain-containing protein, with the protein MTKQFIVWGSIVMALGVALGAFGAHGLEATLTANGREDTFLTASRYHLLHGLALFIVAWLGSRYSDRRITWAGYLILAGIILFSGSLYILAIFNVGVMGAVAPLGGAAFIIGWLLLAWVAWKEPAKG; encoded by the coding sequence ATGACAAAGCAATTCATCGTTTGGGGCAGCATCGTCATGGCGTTGGGTGTCGCATTAGGGGCTTTTGGGGCACACGGCCTTGAGGCTACCCTTACAGCCAATGGCCGCGAAGATACCTTCCTGACGGCCAGCCGTTATCATCTGCTGCATGGGCTGGCTCTATTCATCGTGGCCTGGTTAGGCAGTCGCTACAGTGATCGGCGCATCACCTGGGCAGGTTATCTCATTCTGGCAGGGATCATCCTGTTTAGCGGCAGTTTGTATATTCTAGCGATTTTCAATGTGGGTGTGATGGGGGCCGTTGCGCCACTGGGGGGCGCAGCCTTTATCATTGGCTGGCTGCTGCTGGCATGGGTAGCGTGGAAAGAACCCGCCAAAGGCTAA
- a CDS encoding metal-dependent transcriptional regulator encodes MQEYLAEAYRLQYYQPDDQYISTSALADVMHVSAPAVTRMVQRLKEADYLDHQPYRGIKLTEKGELEALAYIRTHRIVERFLVDVMGFGWHQVHDLADEIGPVVSERVTERMNEMAKYPRRCAHGEPIPHADGYMPRVVDYLLTDVKIGETYVVSRANTHDEDKLVYLDTLGIKPGVHMTLIERAPFNGPLHLEVNGKSCFIGHELSTVIRVCSQDEFELV; translated from the coding sequence ATGCAAGAATACTTGGCAGAAGCCTATCGCTTGCAATACTATCAACCGGATGACCAGTATATTTCGACCTCAGCATTAGCTGATGTCATGCATGTGAGCGCCCCGGCGGTCACAAGGATGGTACAGCGCCTTAAAGAGGCCGATTATCTGGATCACCAGCCATATCGCGGCATCAAGCTGACTGAAAAGGGTGAGTTAGAAGCCCTGGCGTATATACGCACGCATCGTATTGTCGAGCGTTTTTTAGTGGACGTGATGGGCTTTGGCTGGCATCAGGTCCATGATCTAGCTGATGAAATAGGCCCCGTCGTCAGTGAGCGCGTCACGGAACGCATGAATGAGATGGCGAAGTATCCTCGGCGTTGTGCGCATGGGGAGCCCATCCCTCATGCGGATGGCTATATGCCGCGCGTGGTCGATTATCTGCTGACGGATGTCAAAATTGGTGAGACATACGTCGTTAGCCGGGCCAATACCCACGATGAAGACAAGCTCGTCTATCTGGATACCTTAGGCATCAAGCCAGGTGTCCATATGACGCTGATTGAGCGTGCACCGTTTAACGGACCGCTGCATCTGGAAGTCAACGGCAAGTCTTGCTTCATCGGCCATGAACTTTCTACCGTTATACGCGTTTGCTCCCAGGATGAATTCGAACTCGTCTAA
- a CDS encoding YncE family protein, with the protein MKLFRWLFIWLFTSSLLTCIAVVSAQAPAYPLPIGSPVIASGSMLELPSRRLLIANALSDTVSILAPRGGIIDAEIEVGQAPSSVALAQDGVRAAVVNREDGTVSVVDLLEESVLGTYEVGQLPYAALVRDGTIYVSVQGDDEIVLLDLETGTEQARIAVPDAPSGLAIWGSWLYITHYWSGELSLIDRASNTLMTTLAMDDDVSLSASIAIDRRNGLAYLPQTVTNAQLVNAAPEARMLPVINVVDLSEMMLRQDLQIFLPLVDRMMNMPHMALIDRGRNLLYITHAGSATLTAMDMDTDYALYGFRHLNTGAAPGDIVLSADALTLYIHNTVDQTITEFDAYYRSLSDTMSTSNIVPDALSQVGARLFYDANDRRLSAQHSTSCANCHMDGLSDGRTWGGAVTPILRQGAASVDEAVSVDTGWLDTHIQAMQGGTGLGADSIEAQALMAYLQELAALPPSR; encoded by the coding sequence ATGAAATTGTTCCGCTGGTTATTTATCTGGTTGTTCACTTCTTCGCTTTTAACCTGCATCGCGGTTGTTTCCGCCCAGGCCCCGGCTTATCCGCTGCCGATTGGGTCGCCAGTGATTGCCAGCGGCAGCATGTTGGAATTGCCAAGCAGGCGGTTGCTCATCGCTAATGCACTCAGTGATACAGTCAGCATTCTGGCACCACGCGGCGGCATCATTGATGCGGAAATTGAAGTCGGGCAGGCTCCCAGCAGCGTTGCGTTGGCCCAGGATGGTGTGCGGGCCGCGGTCGTGAACCGGGAAGACGGTACTGTCAGTGTGGTGGATTTGCTCGAAGAGAGCGTCTTAGGTACCTATGAAGTGGGGCAGTTGCCTTATGCGGCTCTCGTCCGTGATGGCACAATTTACGTCAGCGTGCAGGGAGATGATGAAATCGTCCTGCTGGACCTGGAAACAGGTACTGAACAGGCCCGTATTGCTGTGCCGGATGCGCCTTCAGGGTTGGCAATCTGGGGCAGTTGGCTGTATATCACGCATTACTGGTCCGGCGAATTAAGCTTGATTGATCGCGCCAGCAATACGCTGATGACGACGCTCGCCATGGATGACGACGTATCACTTTCTGCCAGTATTGCTATTGATCGCCGTAATGGGTTGGCTTATTTGCCGCAAACAGTGACCAATGCACAGCTTGTAAATGCCGCGCCGGAGGCCCGCATGCTGCCCGTCATCAATGTGGTTGATCTCAGTGAGATGATGCTGCGACAGGATTTGCAGATTTTCTTACCCCTTGTCGACCGCATGATGAATATGCCCCATATGGCCTTGATTGATCGCGGTCGTAATTTGCTGTATATCACACATGCGGGGAGTGCCACCCTGACGGCAATGGATATGGATACTGATTATGCGCTGTATGGCTTCAGGCATTTGAATACAGGGGCTGCACCGGGCGATATTGTGCTGAGTGCGGATGCCCTGACGCTCTATATTCACAACACCGTTGACCAGACGATTACCGAATTTGACGCGTATTATCGCAGCCTGTCGGATACCATGAGCACATCTAACATCGTGCCAGATGCTTTATCACAGGTTGGCGCACGGCTGTTTTATGATGCCAATGACCGGCGGTTGAGCGCTCAGCATAGCACCAGTTGTGCCAACTGCCATATGGATGGCCTGAGTGATGGCCGCACATGGGGCGGAGCTGTAACGCCTATACTGCGGCAGGGGGCCGCCTCTGTCGATGAGGCCGTATCTGTTGATACCGGGTGGCTGGATACACATATACAGGCTATGCAGGGTGGTACAGGCCTGGGGGCGGATAGCATCGAGGCACAGGCATTAATGGCCTATTTGCAGGAGTTGGCAGCCTTGCCACCATCACGTTAG
- a CDS encoding AAA family ATPase, translating to MNQKQARALALVGMPGAGKTLCALHLQERGYFQFRFGSIVVDEVHRRGWPLTPDNERIVREEFRVNEGMDAIAKRALPHLQAAMETHETIVMDGLYSFAEYKTLRRELGDDMVVVAIVASRPLRYQRLAQRPERPLTAEEAEARDYREIEMIEKGGPIAIADYTLLNDTTSDDLLAKLDALLAELNLEP from the coding sequence ATGAACCAGAAACAAGCGCGAGCGTTGGCATTAGTCGGGATGCCGGGCGCTGGTAAGACATTGTGCGCGCTGCATTTGCAAGAGCGCGGTTATTTTCAGTTTCGTTTTGGCAGCATTGTTGTTGATGAGGTTCATCGCCGGGGTTGGCCCCTGACGCCGGATAATGAACGCATCGTGCGGGAGGAATTCCGCGTCAATGAAGGTATGGATGCCATCGCCAAACGGGCTTTACCCCATTTACAGGCTGCCATGGAGACCCATGAAACCATCGTCATGGATGGCCTGTACAGCTTTGCGGAGTATAAAACGCTGCGGCGAGAATTGGGCGATGATATGGTTGTCGTCGCTATTGTGGCATCGCGTCCGCTGCGCTATCAGCGGTTGGCACAGCGGCCTGAGCGCCCGCTCACAGCCGAGGAAGCCGAAGCCCGTGATTATCGTGAGATCGAGATGATCGAGAAGGGCGGCCCCATCGCCATTGCAGATTATACGCTATTGAATGATACGACCAGCGATGACTTGCTGGCGAAGTTAGATGCACTGCTGGCTGAATTAAACCTGGAGCCATAA